In Aquimarina sp. TRL1, a single window of DNA contains:
- the chrA gene encoding chromate efflux transporter, with translation MSKRKHITEVATVFLKLGCFAFGGPAAHIAMMEEEIVHKRKWMDQQHFLDLMGATNLIPGPNSTEMTMHCGHKRAGIPGLFIAGICFIFPAVLITGLLAWLYMTYGTIPEVHAFMYGIKPAVLVIILSAVLKLGKKALKNIPLAILGIATLIASFVGINEITALLAAGIIGALFFFITSNTSQKNLSLAPIIFFQSVSSSATLFSTTKTFWTFLKVGSILYGSGYVLFAYLDVELVAKGLLSRQQLLDAIAIGQFTPGPILSTSTFIGYQLNGFWGAIAASLGMFLPSFLFVLILNPLIPKMRKSVFLSYFLDAVNIAAVAIMISVLIKMGNDILIDWKSILICCGSLICFFFFKKINTLWIILGGAVSGYILSFI, from the coding sequence ATGAGCAAAAGAAAACACATTACAGAAGTTGCTACTGTTTTTTTAAAACTAGGGTGTTTCGCTTTTGGAGGACCTGCTGCCCATATAGCTATGATGGAAGAAGAAATCGTCCATAAGCGAAAATGGATGGACCAACAGCATTTTTTAGACCTGATGGGAGCAACAAATCTGATTCCCGGTCCTAATTCTACCGAAATGACCATGCATTGTGGGCATAAAAGAGCAGGGATTCCAGGATTATTCATCGCAGGGATTTGTTTTATTTTTCCGGCAGTACTTATTACCGGGCTTCTAGCTTGGTTATATATGACCTATGGTACAATCCCCGAAGTACATGCGTTTATGTATGGGATAAAACCTGCTGTGTTGGTTATTATTCTTTCTGCTGTATTAAAACTAGGCAAAAAGGCCTTGAAAAATATTCCGCTAGCTATTCTAGGAATAGCAACACTTATTGCCAGTTTTGTGGGAATTAATGAGATTACAGCCTTATTAGCTGCTGGTATTATAGGCGCTCTATTTTTTTTCATAACCTCCAATACCTCCCAAAAAAACCTTTCTTTAGCTCCAATAATATTCTTTCAATCTGTATCTTCTTCTGCTACATTATTTTCCACTACCAAAACTTTTTGGACCTTCCTTAAAGTAGGGAGTATTTTATATGGAAGTGGATATGTACTCTTTGCCTATCTGGATGTAGAATTAGTTGCCAAAGGACTTCTCAGCAGACAACAATTACTAGATGCCATTGCCATAGGGCAATTCACCCCGGGACCAATTTTATCAACTTCTACCTTTATTGGATATCAACTCAATGGCTTTTGGGGAGCAATTGCTGCTAGCTTAGGAATGTTTCTGCCTTCCTTTCTCTTTGTTCTTATCCTGAATCCTCTAATTCCTAAAATGAGAAAATCTGTCTTTTTAAGTTATTTTTTGGATGCTGTAAATATTGCAGCCGTAGCTATTATGATTTCGGTACTTATCAAAATGGGGAACGATATTCTAATTGATTGGAAAAGCATTCTTATCTGTTGCGGTAGTCTTATTTGTTTTTTCTTTTTCAAAAAAATTAACACCCTATGGATTATCCTTGGAGGAGCTGTCTCAGGATACATACTCTCTTTTATATAA
- a CDS encoding universal stress protein — translation MNHILIPTDFSTSSLHAITYALDFFRGETCSFHLLHVQKTSEYQTGNLMSSDASASIQDSIIQEDSDKLTSLIHTLSAKYPHQSYHFIPEIEYDPFTDAINQIIIAKNIDLIVMGTNGVSGFKEVIFGSNTVNVIRNTSCPVLIVPKGYIFESIQNVLYTVDNSNNCPTHLLSPLKTILQNHAAHLKILNIKNEEHIKNEETNTKKQLESFFSNIPQSYHPIVNVSTKEAINSFIQIMNIDLNAMFIKKETLIERYITGSKNINISYKTIVPLLVIHEDIQ, via the coding sequence ATGAACCACATTTTAATACCCACCGATTTTTCAACCAGTTCATTACATGCAATTACGTATGCTTTAGATTTTTTTAGAGGGGAGACTTGTAGCTTTCATCTTTTACATGTCCAAAAGACCTCCGAATATCAAACCGGAAATTTAATGTCATCAGATGCATCTGCTTCAATACAAGATTCCATTATCCAGGAGGACAGCGATAAATTAACTAGCTTGATTCATACACTCAGCGCAAAATATCCTCATCAATCTTATCACTTTATTCCTGAAATAGAATATGACCCTTTTACTGATGCCATCAATCAAATCATAATTGCAAAAAATATTGATTTGATTGTTATGGGGACAAATGGAGTCTCGGGATTCAAAGAAGTTATTTTCGGAAGCAATACCGTGAATGTTATTAGGAATACCAGCTGCCCAGTCCTTATTGTTCCTAAAGGATATATTTTCGAATCGATTCAAAATGTACTCTATACTGTTGATAACTCTAATAACTGCCCTACACATCTCTTGAGTCCATTAAAAACAATCTTACAAAACCACGCAGCACACCTGAAAATTTTAAATATAAAAAATGAAGAACACATCAAAAATGAAGAAACAAATACTAAAAAACAACTGGAGTCTTTTTTTAGTAATATTCCGCAATCCTATCACCCTATTGTGAATGTTTCCACTAAAGAAGCAATCAATAGTTTTATCCAAATCATGAATATTGATCTTAACGCAATGTTCATAAAAAAAGAAACATTAATCGAACGATATATAACAGGGTCAAAAAACATTAATATCAGTTACAAAACGATTGTTCCTCTATTAGTAATACATGAAGATATACAATGA